CCCGCAGCATTGGTGGCCGGGCGAGACGCCCTTCGAGGTGATGGTCGGGGCCGTCCTCACGCAGAACACCAGCTGGAAGAACGTCGAGAAGGCCCTGGAGAACTTGAAGCGCGAGGGCTTGCTGAGCCTGTCGGCCCTGTTGGGGCTCTCCGACGCGGCCTTGGCGGAGAAGATCCGGCCGGCGGGCTATTTCAACGTCAAGACGAGGCGCTTGAAGGCCTTTTTGGAGTTCTTGCAGGAGCGCTACGCGGGCGACGTCCAGCGGATGCGCGCGCGGCCCACCGAGCGCCTGCGGGAGGAGCTGCTGGCGGTCAAGGGCATCGGCAAGGAGACGGCGGACAGCATCCTGCTCTACGCCCTGGGGCACCCGATCTTCGTGGTCGATGCCTACACCTACCGCGTCTTCACGCGGCATTTCCTGGCGCCGGAGGAGGCGGGCTACGACGAGCTGCAGGAGCTGGCGACGGATCACGTCCCGGCCGAGGCAGAGCATTATAATGAGTTTCACGCCCTCTTGGTGTCCGTGGGGAAGGAGTTCTGTGGGCCCAAGCCGAAGTGCGAGGGTTGTCCGCTGGAGGGGTTGAATTGGTAGGGGCGAACCTTGTGTTCGCCCCTACGCTCAGTGCCCGTGCCCGGCGGTGAAATACGGATTCGTCCCCGCCGCGTGGTCCGTCTGGTCGATGACCGCCACGACTTCCGGCACGACTTCTTTGAGCCGCGTTTCGATTCCGTATTTGAGCGTTTGGTCGACGCCGTGGCAGCCCTGGCAGCCGCCGCCCATGAAGAGGTAGACCTTCCCGTCGCGATAGTCGAGCAGCTTGGTGTAGCCGCCGTGGCTGGCCACCGCCGGATTGATCTCTTTCTCGAGGACCTC
The sequence above is drawn from the Deltaproteobacteria bacterium PRO3 genome and encodes:
- a CDS encoding endonuclease III domain-containing protein, which encodes MGISEHVLGTKSKKIFAEMFQRLLDRFGPQHWWPGETPFEVMVGAVLTQNTSWKNVEKALENLKREGLLSLSALLGLSDAALAEKIRPAGYFNVKTRRLKAFLEFLQERYAGDVQRMRARPTERLREELLAVKGIGKETADSILLYALGHPIFVVDAYTYRVFTRHFLAPEEAGYDELQELATDHVPAEAEHYNEFHALLVSVGKEFCGPKPKCEGCPLEGLNW